Part of the Mauremys reevesii isolate NIE-2019 linkage group 4, ASM1616193v1, whole genome shotgun sequence genome is shown below.
CCGCGAGGTTGAGGTGCTCCGGCCAAGGGAGAGGGACCGTGGGGtctctgggctctggccaggggaaGCGGGACGgcgggttgcggggctctggctgaGAGAGCtgggctgcggggttgcgggggtCCGGCCGCGAGAGCGGGGCAGCGAGTGTTGCCGCGTTTGACTGGGGGAGTGGGACCACCGGGTTGCGGGGTTCTGGCTGGGGTAGCGGGACAGCAGGAGTTGCGGCGCTCAGGCGGGAGAGTGTGACcggggggttgcggggctccgccCGGAAGAGCGGGGTTGCGGGCCTCGGGCCACGGTAGCAGGGCCACAGGACTTGCAGCGCTCGGACAGGGGAGCGgtaccgcggggttgcggggctccagctgggagagcgggTCCGCCGGGACCATGGGCTCTGCCGGGGGAGCGGGACGGCAGGGTTGCGGGCAGGGCCGaatctagaccccagcgcgccaagtgcgcgcttggggcagggtcccgtgggagggcggcaggcggctccggtggacctcccgcaggcatgcctgcggaaggtccgctggtcccgcggcgccggtggacctcctgcagacgtgcctgcagaggggccgcgggaccagcggcccctccgcaggcacgtctgcaagaggtccaccgGCACCGCGGGACCGCTGACTGCccgagcgccccctgcggcgtgccgccctacatggggcagcggaaatcctagagctgcccctgctgccaggggggcagcaccccagctaaaggggcaccgggtccagggagggacagggggaccagaggacaggtggatcactggcctgcagagggtgctctggagctggaatgagctaattcccagcagtcaccagcaggcggcgctgcaggggtgagtctgcacctctACAAGCTGTTTAAACAAGGACTCTCTTACTCATGCGttggttcagtctatattttattgccattgttatctTGGTGAAAATCCCCgtttcaccactcagtgctgtgctgatcagagtattgaaagtcattaaattaaactgcattaaaacaaaactcatttcatgcaacttcagggtcagtgaaagttctcagcTATAACGTTTCttaaagaagccaacaacatacCTACCCAGAATACACGTTAATGATGATTCCACCCACATGATAATTAGTTGCTGATATTTGATTCAAATCCcacatggcatgtttagaaacaagggctccaaaaaaggagagacctcgttaaacagaaaatgttgatgctctggtgcatttgtggttgtgttaaaattgaatactgtaactttaaatgttgggcagggttcctgggcatgcttgcatgctagggagctcggtagggcataagaacataagaacggccgcaccgggtcagaccaaaggtccatctagcccagtatctgtctaccaacagtggccaatgccaggtgccccagagggagtgaacctaacaggcaatgatcaagtgatttctctcctgccatccatctccaccctctgacaaacagaggctagggacaccattcttacccatcctagctaatagccatttatggacttagccaccatgaatttatccagtccccttttaaacattgttatagtcctagccttcacaaccttctcaggtaaggagttccacaagttgactgtgcgctccgtgaagaagaacttccttttatttgttttaaacctgctgcccattaatttcatttggtgacccctagttcttgtattatgggaataagtaaataacttttccttatccactttctcaacatcactcatgattttatatacctctatcgtatccccccttagtctcctcttttccaagctgaagagtcctagcctctttaatctttcctcgtatgggaccctctctaaacccctaatcattttagttgcccttttctgaaccttttctagtgctagaatatcttttttgaggtgaggagaccacatctgtacacagtattcgaggtgtgggcgtaccatggatttatataagggcaataagatattctccgtcttattctctatcccctttttaatgattcctaacatcctgtttgcttttttgaccgcctctgcacactgcgtggacatcttcagagaactatccatgatgactccaagatctttttcctgactcgttgtagctaaattagcccccatcatgttgtatgtatagttggggttatgttttccaatgtgcattactttacatttatccacattaaatttcatttgccattttgttgcccaatcacttagttttgtgagatctttttgaagttcttcacaatctgctttggtcttaactatctcgagcagtttagtatcatctgcaaactttgccacctcactgtttacccctttctccagatcatttatgaataaattgaataggattggtcctaggactggcccttggggaacaccactagttacccctctccattctgagaatttaccattaattcctaccctttgttccctgtcctttaaccagacatcagtccatgaaaggaccttcccttttatcccatgacagcttaatttacgtaagagactttggtgagggaccttgtcaaaggctttctgaaaatctaagtacactatgtccaccggatcccccttgtccacatgtttgttgacccctttaaagaactctctctatatatagggCTGCACAGAATCGGAGTGTAACAGCtgccagtcagcaggtacccagtgagttgtgcctctctgttataggcagtagcctgcgttctcttcctctgagttttgggttcttacgtgttgttgttctggctcctaagaaacaaattagcaaGACTTTGCGAACGTCCATtaagagtattttatattttctttaacttgtctgcttgtgtgccacaaaccgtgaaaggcacaatctcatccaaaataaaatacacttatgaagccaaatgtccttttgaaacaaaaattggaaccatttcattctggtcaggttgatcttactgaagcacttcacttttccttcccctttcacagggaggagcctaaattaggtttccctaaatccatgattggaatagcgacgcaaagcctcactagaagccaagcagctcggaaagaatgggatgatcGCAATatagtagaaccctgtttatctaaCCCTCCATTATCCGGTTCTCCgtattaacccaacaaccagcacgcacaggtccagaagtgggcattCTCTCCTATGGTCCCTAgatggcgctgcagcctggcacgtTCCCATTCATCCGATTATCGACGTTTTGTTTAACCAATCTGGCTCTGGCCCCaactcgatgggataaagggggttctgctctccttgtgagcgatcgtttgatgcaggggatctgctgctggtgttattccttgtggaaaagtacagattgcaaaactgatgggaggggccttttgaggtggtagggaggggtcatgctgttacctgcaatgtacacaggccccacagcagggacgcacctcggactgtgcatataaacagcttaaaagtgcatcacaacagtgaagctgTTGTCAAGATGCcattctgtgcagaggattgtaagacagcccctgttcctgatctgaggcctgaatgccatagggatatcccactcgAGAGCTTTGAGGTGTGTGAAGGGGTCACCATAAGTGAAAATACAGAGGTCATGGCTGTGCTGCAATGTCACTAGCAGGTATGATGAAGCAGGCCAGGCCCGGTCCACAAAAGTTGCCTAAGTTGAACACTGTGGGATCACAACTTGCACCCAGCAAAGCCTCCCACAGAACTGGTACATTGCAGCAGCAAGTTTATAAGGAGATGGTAAgcctgcttacaacactccttctcttacctccatattacaagtaGCAAACAGAGGCAAAGGAAGCCTAAACCCAGgggttttaaaggtatttaggccacataaatcccatggatttcaatgggaattaggaactgaaatccctttaaaaaattggcccaaagtgatttgctcaagatcacaaaggaagtctgcagcgggggcggaatttaaactcagacccctcaagtcttaggcgagtgcgataacctctggatCATCCTTCTTTTCCCCTGTGTGTGTCTAATGACgtgtttctgtctatctaaccccagacataaccatgtctctgtctatctagCCCCATCGCAAaacatccgtctgtctagtgtctacctgtctGTCCCCAAACAGAACCATCTGTCTGACTATCTAGCTATAAAAACACCTCTCCATGTGCACCTCCCTTTATTTAATTGTACAGGGATttcaggtgggggctgtgggaactgaGATAATAGTGGTGGCAAacggaaataattacagtctgagcatctcctcttTATATCATCTGCTAAGTTAACCAACATAGTTCAGAAGGTAGTGGAACAAGCAGGGGGAGGTGTCTATATTGCAGAAATCACATATCAGTGCATAAAGGAGAAGCTGTAACACAGTTACTGGACACTGTTTTTCAAGGGACATGGTGCCTTCCTTCATTATCAGGCTCAAGTTCCATTTCCATATTGTTTTCTCCTGTAAATCATATGATGTTATGCAGAAATTTCTGCACAATGACTTAATGAGCGAGAACTAGCTCATATCTGCACTCCAGTACTGATCAGAAAAAACAATCCCCATattgatgtaagcagagtcaggatgagctgtaccctgacatctagtggtaaattatgaggagtgggcaaaggaatttcaagaatgtgcatttgcattggtaaacccactccacttagcataacacacagcagcctgggatggttattttcacagctgtgggatccccaatttctttgttattggggcaggaaggaaaaaaagtgctgtcaccttaattatgtgaatgaggaactatgagactgctttatgacagaaatgactcaacctacattaaatagtacttgctagacaagggacatgggttccaactcccagtgaatggagagaggttggggactggtgtgtgtacttgatggtatgggccccttttgagggcctggaacatcAATTGCatatcctcctctctccactgttgaagagcagagctaattttgaatcctttaggagtccatctagagactGCTGACccgaattcacgttgggccaatggtgtaccagcaccagggctcccctactacaagctgaaaccgctaagagctgaaatcactaaaagagctatgcttactgagctgagatcactgagtgctgtgttaattagtgggggagcctgaagatgtATCGcgaagcggctggcagagcagagcagtctgcagcacattggagcagcccatggaatagtgagcagtgtggagcggttcacgggtcggctggaggagtggcacagctggtggagtggaacCAGTCGTGGTGAACGCTGCAGCAGAACTGCATGGAGAGGCAGAGCAGtcagccctggcccacgtaaggtgccccttaacaccctgtgtgtgcgcccccccccatttccacttaggctggggggggggtaaaactctgcagataaacttttgaactctggggtggcactgaccagagaaagagacttttgggttgttggactttggggtgattggacttaagaccctaagggggaaaggacagtgccaaatgtacttggaggtgggttttgcttatggtttgtgtatagtcctgtttgtggtgtctctccaacgtgatgccgcattgttccctcctttattaaaaggattttgctacacttggactctgtgcttgcgagtgggaaagtattgcctcctagaggtgcccgggggggtgatatgtaattgtcccaggtcactgggtgcggactcgagccagttttgccttgtgttattgaaacggaaccccttgatactgaacccggcccttgttgctgccaactcagaggggcagaagggttacatttacaTACAGTGAGGAATAATTTTCTGGTGTATTGTCCTCCTCAGGGCATCCTTCACCcccttgttcctcaggctgtagatcaggggttcAGCAGGGGGATCACAAGGGTATCGGACACGGCCACCATTTTCTCCCAGTCCACTGAGCTGCCAGAGGAGGGTCGTAAATATgtaaagatcagggtcccatataAGATGGAAACGACAGTCAGGTGGGAggcgcaggtggagaaggctttgtgcctTCCTGCCGTGGAGCGGATCCTCAGGATGGCAAAGATGATGTAAGTGTAGGAGATGAGGATGGTGAAAATGGTGCTTATTGTTTCTATGGCTGAAAAGATGAAATGCACTCGCTTATTGATACGAAAGTCAGAGCAGGAGATTTCTTGGAGTGGGTGAATATCGCAGAAGAAATGATTGAGGACAGTGAAGTGGCCGAAGGACAGACTGAATTCAGTACACGGATGCACAGTGGCATTGACACAGGCGCTTAGGGAAGAGCCAGCCACCAGCTGGAAGCAGACTCTCTTGGACAGGATGACATAATAAAGCAATGGGGTGCAGACGGCCACAAAGCGATCGTAGGCCGTCACAGCCAAGAGGCAAAGCTCATTGTTGGCAcagaaggagaaaaggaaaaactgaACCACACCCCCAGGGAAAGAAATGTCTTTACTCATCACTAGGGAACTGAGCATCGCCTTGGGGGCAATCACAGAGGAGGAGACAACATCTAAGAGGGACAAGttgctgaggaaaaagtacatggagctgtggagttgggagtCAATGCTAATCAGCACAATCACCCAGACATTCCCCACCAGCGTGCAGAAAAAAATGACAAAGAAGAACACAAAGAGGATGTTTTGCAGCTTTAGACTGTCAGTGATTCCCTGGAAAATGAAGCCAGTCACTCTGGTGCAGTTTCCgggagccatttctcctgtcactgtgctTTGTGTcaaagaagaggcagaggaggggatagAAGCAATGGGTACCACAACAATAAATCTGATGTACAGTGGAGACTCGTGTTCTCTCTTAAGGGATGCCGAAACAACGGAAATTCAATTTAGTCAGAGATTCCAAAGCCCATTTtcattatctagaccagtggatttttttctcatttgtggatgaatccaaaattttgaatggaggtggaaATTGTAGACATAATCTGTGGACCCCTAGGAATCCACGACCCACAGGTTGAAAAGCAgtgttctatggtaacaaccaCCTTTGGAGGACCCCTTAGGTATAGTCTGTGGATCCCAAGGTGTTCGCAGACGATAAATTCAACACCCCCAATCTAGTCTAATTGctggtataacacaggtcataatttttttccaatagttttcattgtaaagtagagcatgtcttttaaaaaatcatccaatcttgaattaaaaatcGTCCGTAAACTGagtatccaccacaacccttggtaaatcatCCCAagagttaattaccctccctgttaagagAGGCTTTTTATGTCGAGTTGGTCAAAATTCCCACATGTCCCCTTGGAAAGTGTTGAGCTTTTATTaataaaaccccaaatccaaatGATTTTGGCGCTGGTCTATTTTGGGtgaaatctgaagtattttggttttgaaatggagCAACTGGGAGATGTAGCCAAACCAACAAGATGGGCCTATAAAGGAGACTGGAAGCCTGAGGAGCTTCAGCTGGACAGATCAGCATGTGGACTGCTCAGTGCTGAAGATGTTTGAGAACAGGTCAGAGAAACACCCATCGGGATGTTTACTTGGTGTTACTTggtcttgccccagcatggggAGCCTGACTAAActccatgaggtcccttccaccctacagTGCTAGAACTCCCAAGtaacaatatttgtattgattattgtggttttattttattttatttgttgtaaaaatgctgacatttccatggaaaagttcaatgcaaaagagatttgtttgtttttgtgtgagGAGGTCAATTTTCATCCATTTCCTAGGAATGTAGTGTTCCCACTCACTGTaggagggtctgatccaaaacagaTTGATGCCAAGGGgagtttttccatttctttcactGTGGTTTGGGTCAGGTTGTTTGTTAATATCAGTTTTTATCATCTTTCCAGCTAGCAGAGTGAGTAGCAAGGCAAGGTAACACTCAGTGTATTTGAACCTTCTGCACTCCCTAAAGCAGGAGATCTTCAAGGCAAAGAGATTAGTAAAGTTCACACCGAATTATAAATGTACATGAACTCAGAGAGGAAAAAACACGTCCTCTTTTTCTGAACTATTCAGTATGAGATTTTGAATGCCCTGAAATCAGGAAATTGAAAGCAGGGTCTAACTTCCCAAGATGTTTGTGACAGCTTTACCTGCCTTTAATTGATTagtagaatcctagaatatcagggttggaagggacctcaggaggtatctagtccaaccccctgctcaaagcaggaccatttcccaactaaattatcccagccagggctttgtcaagcctgaccttaaaaacctctaaggatggacattccaccacctccccagggaacccagtccagtgcttcaccatcctcctagtgaaatagtgtttcctaatatccaacctaaacctcccccactgcaacttgcaaccattactccttgttctgtcatctgctaccactgagaacggcCTAGCTCCATGgactttggaacctcccttcaggtagttgaaagcagctatcaaatcccccccatattcttctcttctgcagactaaacaagcccagttccctcagcctctcctcataagtcatgtgctccagccccctaatcatttttgttgccctccgctggactctttccaatttttccacatccttcttgtagtgtggggccccaaactggacacagtactccagatgaggcctcaccaatgttgaattgaggggaatgatcacatccctccatctgctggcaatgcccctacttatacagcctaaaatgccattaggcttcttggcaacaagggcacactgctgactcatatccagcttctcgtccactgtaacccataggtccttttctgcagaactgcttcctagccattcggtccctagtctgtaacagtgaatgggattcttccatcctaagtgcaggactctgcacttgtccttgttgaatctcatcaggtttcttttggcccaatcctctaatttctctaggtccctctgtatcctatccctccccttcagcatatctaccactcctcccagtttagtgtcatctggaaacttgctgagggtgcagtccacggcatcctccagatcattgttgatgcttctctttgcctttccctctgtttcatgcagttcatgtatctaaaaatcccccctagcaagaagcacatccaatcacaaatacacttagaggagcacggcaagattttaatcaatatctgccaggattaaagctgtgaagacggtttctttcagagcagcaggactagacgtCTGTGTGTCGCTCAGCCAAAGGGCAAtgagcattctgctgctcagcgctgagcgagaaggaacatttgcagcagcagcatgagagggtccaggagtccagtaaaaagtcaggaaatgcagctgCACGTGCCCGTCCGATTCAGATCTCGATTGAGCGCTGCCAAGGGCCTCCAGCAAAGAGCCTGTCctgccacatgccatttagctgagccctggcgggatccttatcaggcaggataatgagggtgatgctgcagctgagaacagggaagatcctgccaatgtccctaaaggccaggatgtgacctcacattagatcaggaggaccagtttggagacggatagcagtgaaaactctgcagagagggatgtgcctggccagagactggaagtccaggtggttactgcagctctctaacccctccctcccattgttttctagagaaattggactttcaacactgaggatttggtaggttatggccaaataatttactgtcctggatattacgccctgcattgtagtgtgtgtctggggggtagTGTAGTcgccacaacatttgcatggcctcctctcccttcccctccccttcaccagcctctgctgggcacaatcccaagtggatgcagggcactggggggaaaggtttcggaaaagctagctttgctgtttatccaagagttcagagtatgggctgtacggcttgtgctgaagcccacggtctgtagcaagttcacaactagaaatcagtgccccccTGTCTGTTTCACcacgggcaggcaggtggggggtggaggggttcaaacacggcttggatcaatgctctccatcctatctcaggctttggttggtttccttcgtttccccccagtcctggtagcttattctgggaagtttctcaggcagcagtaattctccatggcctttcaagagaactgggagtgcaaacctgctcggacctccataatagccaggtccctaccaaattcagggctcactttgactaatatacaaaccctctggccttgaaattgaccaacgtcatcatttcgatgtttccacctggcatttcctggtattgtaacTATGGGGGTCCCCACCAACCTGGGAGAAcgggggagttcagaggttgttgtggggagggtcacagcattgccaccctcacttctgtactgccttcagacctggctccaagggcagcagccagcaacctttctgaagctagaggaggttcccagatgtgcaggtgggtccctgctgttgggagcacctcagctcctaccatctacttgggagcacctcggctcctaccatttttggggcatccagagaaatggacccctgagccccagaaggacctgCAAGGGAAGCCCTGAGCCGCCGCTGCAGATGCCGGGCAGAAGCtccgagcccaggcacccagagcgccggcaggagtgggggggggaatgaaagtcctgagcccactgccccagcactggctgcagccacagggggcctgAAGCTCTGAGTCAGGGCACCCAGAGACGTgagtggagcagaagctgccaaggccaaagccctgagcccaacgccAGGCTGATGCAGCGCGCTCacttctgcatttcctctgcaggtGTGTCTgctatccccacggagaggaagtcctgtccccagccgggcagagaaacagctaggaggcccctactgggttctcctggctggggggtccagcaggacggggagatcggattttacggggcagggctaattcgatctagccaaaaaaggcacaacaagaaccaacagctgccagctgaagcccgagaaattcaaatgagacgtaggcacacatttctgacagtgagggagactagccactggaagaaattacccagggagaggtggagtctctgtttcctggtgtcctaccatcataactggttgggaaggtgccttttagtgacttacaagcaattgggcttcatatggtgcaaagtgtgtgaaatttcatagcctatgaaatagaggccagattaggagatcaaattgtttcataacctctatgaaaagctcagtgaggaacagactctgctgttttactgggtggcctgcttgctccccagaatcaataatgagcaagtggggtgatctggggtgcagctcaaacatccagctgggctggccaggggcagacatcaggcctgccagggaaaggtgggtgtggcagtgacttcacaaaggcctttggcaggaactcagcctattgggcaaagatgatgaggcgtctgtgacctcacagagttcccttgccaacagccaggcaggacagggatgcggggcagggggaacctcggagagccctgtagccttgctgcagcaagcctccagctcgTGGTCTCTCACTCAGGACCAAGAGacgttggtgtgcaggagattcAGTGCATGTGTTTTTCATTCCAAACATTCATTTGTTTCAAAGacgttgtcatctgtgtagaaggtaagaaaaaatataggttctagatatagatacaagataggggactctatcctagcagattcaaaggcatcaccaccctcctagggaaaaggtttttcctgatatccaagccttccacactgcaacttgagagcattgctccttgttctgtcatctgccagctctaagatttcatgagaatcaatctttcattaggaaaataattaaaaaatgcaaatacaaaacactttgagtgaaatcaacccctcctgatctttagtgtctgcggtgcgggccttgggggccagactgagaccctcatgggctagtaacacccaagaagccagtaaaataattccagttctcttagcatccaggcctccctaatccaaggaacacctgagagctgcgggagacagaggggtgctgagaatgtctaactcatgactgaaaatacagagatgtgttattggctttggttgggggacaagtaacaaatctgtcgggattcttaccccaaacaataatcgcccattgtcctttagagcatGAGGGCCCTAAcgcgcctgacttgctcaaatctctctcctgctaggactgagagaattttctccatcccccatgataccgagggaaagagaaaagaagtgacctctctttggtcacactgcaaggccatgccagagctagaaagagaagcataagaaagaagttgtatcaaaatgttttgcatttcaaactaaccgatttcttaaacaaaggcaatttgatgtgtggttggtgaactgaaatgatacattctaGTCTCCACATGTTTCTAGACTGATGAACCAGTAGCTCTACCCCTTAGTTTTTATCcatagattgagggaggaaaacaagtttgcctgtttcatgaattcccaatggctttcttgaatttcagcAAACTAGTAGattgaactgaacgatttgaataaactgaaaggaagacaatattttctgcacctttcaaggaagctactgctgcccGAAGCTGAGTTAGCATTTCAGCTAGCTTTgcttccaggcaggggcggctctacgtttttggccgccccaagcagtcatgcgcgggaggcgccccggagccgcgggaccagcagacctcccgcgggcatgactgcagagggaccgctggtcccgcgtggctcggctggacctcccgcggctgcgggtccggcggctccgcttgagctgccgcagtcatgcctgcgggaggtccagccgagccgcgggacaagcgccccctccgcagtcatgcctgcggcaggtccggtcgtcccggggctccggtggacctcccgcaggcatgactgcggcaggtccgccggcccagcctgccgcctcccctggccgcaggggacgccccctacattttgccgccctaggcaccagcttgttttgctggtgcctagagccgcccctgcttccagggccttagctatcacatcagtggtgcgactgtctgaaaagcttggcagtgaacatgttccactgaatgttattttttctcttctatttaaattatttaaaagattgtcataaattgggcccttatcagaggttgtcaatttccaatataattatgacagtgagggagactagccactggaagaaattacccaggggagaggtggagtctctgtttcctggtgtcctaccatcataactgg
Proteins encoded:
- the LOC120403983 gene encoding olfactory receptor 1052-like, which translates into the protein MAPGNCTRVTGFIFQGITDSLKLQNILFVFFFVIFFCTLVGNVWVIVLISIDSQLHSSMYFFLSNLSLLDVVSSSVIAPKAMLSSLVMSKDISFPGGVVQFFLFSFCANNELCLLAVTAYDRFVAVCTPLLYYVILSKRVCFQLVAGSSLSACVNATVHPCTEFSLSFGHFTVLNHFFCDIHPLQEISCSDFRINKRVHFIFSAIETISTIFTILISYTYIIFAILRIRSTAGRHKAFSTCASHLTVVSILYGTLIFTYLRPSSGSSVDWEKMVAVSDTLVIPLLNP